One part of the Microbulbifer sp. THAF38 genome encodes these proteins:
- a CDS encoding DUF6279 family lipoprotein, with translation MTQLNGTPIPHFWRVIALLLFLLFINSCSSIQFAYNNVDYWIRWKTQKYVELDRTQKSELQGALNSFFRWHRQTQLPRYADFLNNLAERVDKGALENPQLQPVEEQVHQFLAAASENAYNLMLPLAAQLNEQQINELQGNMWKKEQKTLEKWQRSPEKIQQKRDKIIRRESVRWLGTLTEEQKNLITAWVSKMEYSPLQRIEQRRLWQSKTFELLRTKPEGYLEKIRSLLLNPEQLWSPEYRQAQEQRQQQAQVLAKKILTSTSLEQRRHLSRTLREYAQDFHSLANQ, from the coding sequence ATGACACAACTGAATGGCACGCCAATACCCCATTTCTGGCGTGTTATTGCACTTTTACTCTTCTTGCTATTCATCAATAGTTGTTCCAGCATCCAATTTGCCTACAACAATGTGGATTATTGGATTCGCTGGAAAACCCAGAAATATGTGGAGTTGGACCGCACCCAAAAAAGTGAGCTGCAGGGCGCCCTCAACAGCTTTTTTCGATGGCATCGACAGACCCAACTGCCTCGCTATGCCGATTTCCTGAACAATCTGGCGGAAAGGGTCGATAAAGGGGCATTGGAAAACCCACAGTTACAACCTGTCGAAGAGCAGGTCCACCAGTTTTTAGCCGCCGCCAGTGAAAATGCTTACAACCTGATGTTGCCGCTGGCGGCGCAGCTCAATGAACAGCAAATCAACGAGCTGCAGGGCAATATGTGGAAAAAAGAGCAGAAGACCCTGGAAAAGTGGCAGCGATCACCGGAAAAAATACAACAAAAGCGAGACAAGATTATCCGCAGGGAAAGTGTTCGCTGGCTCGGTACCCTTACCGAAGAGCAAAAAAACCTGATTACCGCCTGGGTTTCCAAAATGGAATACAGCCCCCTGCAGCGCATCGAACAGCGAAGGCTCTGGCAATCAAAAACCTTCGAATTATTGCGCACTAAACCCGAGGGATACCTGGAAAAAATCCGCAGCCTGCTGCTCAACCCGGAACAACTCTGGTCACCTGAATATCGTCAAGCCCAGGAACAACGCCAACAGCAGGCGCAGGTACTGGCAAAAAAAATATTAACCAGCACCAGTCTTGAGCAGCGCCGTCACCTCAGCCGCACACTCAGGGAGTATGCCCAGGATTTCCACTCACTGGCTAATCAATAA
- a CDS encoding UDP-2,3-diacylglucosamine diphosphatase, producing the protein MSNRYRALWISDVHLGSRDSEPHRLADFLAQNRADKVYLVGDIFDMYALSKGKGTWCQASSMLLGMLSELSSLTPEVIYIPGNHDAPMRSWAGKRLGNIRIERDWIHTAACGKCYWVTHGDQFEHHIKINPLSYHIGDRSYYLMLRFNRWINYWRSRFNKPWWSLASQVKNRVGAARQMMSDFENIAVGEAVAKGMDGVICGHIHRPALRSKKKGERTVTYANCGDWVDSMSAVVEQQDGSLELLHWYRAPKIASIMTEVVAA; encoded by the coding sequence ATGAGCAATCGCTACCGCGCGTTGTGGATATCGGATGTCCATTTGGGTAGTAGAGACAGTGAGCCCCACCGATTAGCAGATTTCCTGGCACAAAATCGTGCTGACAAGGTTTACCTGGTGGGGGATATTTTCGATATGTACGCCCTGTCTAAAGGGAAGGGCACCTGGTGTCAGGCATCTTCCATGCTGCTGGGTATGCTTTCGGAGTTAAGTAGTCTCACCCCGGAAGTCATTTATATTCCCGGAAATCACGATGCCCCTATGCGCAGCTGGGCGGGCAAACGCCTGGGTAATATCCGCATCGAGCGCGATTGGATTCACACAGCTGCTTGCGGTAAATGTTACTGGGTAACCCACGGAGACCAATTTGAACACCACATCAAAATTAATCCGCTCAGTTACCACATTGGGGACCGCAGTTACTATCTGATGCTGCGATTTAATCGCTGGATTAATTACTGGCGCAGTCGTTTCAATAAGCCCTGGTGGTCTCTGGCCAGCCAGGTAAAAAACCGCGTTGGTGCTGCCAGGCAAATGATGAGCGATTTCGAAAATATCGCCGTGGGTGAAGCAGTGGCCAAAGGCATGGATGGGGTTATCTGTGGACACATTCATCGCCCGGCACTGCGCAGCAAAAAAAAGGGCGAGCGCACGGTGACCTACGCCAATTGCGGCGATTGGGTCGATTCGATGAGTGCCGTGGTAGAACAACAAGATGGCAGCCTGGAACTGCTCCATTGGTACCGGGCCCCCAAAATAGCCAGCATAATGACAGAGGTGGTGGCCGCATGA
- a CDS encoding HlyC/CorC family transporter, with protein sequence MATSMTTDEPPSSHSSSKPRSSEKNWLERLFGAFSAEPKSRDELLDIIKDAAENQLVDAEALSIIEGALDVSNQQVREIMIPRSQMVVVGLQDKPEVFLPKIIESGHSRFPVVGESIDDIRGILLAKDLLPLLLKGVEAFQLEDIIRPANIIPESKRLNILLREFRENRYHMAVVIDEYGGVSGVVTIEDILEEIVGEIEDETDEEEADSFIRRVGENDYIVKALTPIEEFNEFFDSEFSDEEFDTVGGLIMQSFGHLPGRDEVTRLGDFLFRVLYADSRQIHLLRVAHMRKPPDED encoded by the coding sequence ATGGCCACTTCCATGACCACTGACGAGCCCCCAAGTAGTCACTCTTCCAGCAAGCCCCGGTCGAGTGAGAAGAACTGGCTGGAAAGATTGTTTGGTGCATTTTCTGCCGAGCCCAAGTCCCGCGATGAACTGCTGGATATCATCAAGGACGCCGCTGAAAATCAGCTGGTCGATGCCGAGGCTTTATCCATCATCGAGGGTGCCCTGGATGTGTCCAACCAGCAGGTGCGGGAGATAATGATTCCCCGCTCGCAGATGGTCGTTGTGGGACTACAGGATAAGCCCGAGGTATTTCTGCCCAAGATTATCGAGTCGGGCCACTCCCGCTTCCCCGTTGTCGGTGAGAGTATCGACGATATCCGCGGGATACTGCTGGCCAAAGACCTGCTCCCTCTACTTCTCAAAGGCGTTGAAGCATTCCAGCTAGAAGACATCATTCGCCCGGCCAATATCATCCCCGAGAGCAAGCGCCTGAATATCCTCCTGCGGGAGTTCCGTGAAAATCGCTACCATATGGCCGTTGTAATCGACGAATATGGCGGCGTTTCCGGCGTTGTGACCATTGAAGATATCCTTGAGGAAATCGTCGGTGAGATCGAAGACGAAACCGATGAGGAAGAAGCGGATAGCTTTATCCGCCGGGTGGGTGAAAATGACTACATCGTCAAGGCACTCACGCCCATCGAGGAATTCAATGAATTTTTCGATTCCGAATTCAGCGATGAAGAATTCGACACGGTTGGCGGTCTGATTATGCAGTCTTTCGGCCATCTGCCCGGCCGCGATGAAGTCACCCGCCTCGGAGACTTCCTGTTCCGGGTACTCTACGCGGACAGCCGGCAAATTCACCTGCTGCGCGTAGCCCATATGCGTAAGCCGCCCGATGAAGATTGA
- a CDS encoding aminotransferase class I/II-fold pyridoxal phosphate-dependent enzyme has protein sequence MQIESASIDQLAEWEKELSTHYERIRQHELNLDITRGKPSTEQLNLSDKLDGILCSDYRAAGGTDSRNYGGLIGLTCARELGADMLQVPTEEVIAGGNSSLTLMYHAVLTGYLFGFAGNTPWRELKAPKFLCPVPGYDRHFTICEQLGIGMINIPMNAQGPDMDLVEKHIREDNEIIGIWCVPKYSNPNGVTYSDETVERLAQLGQIANPGFRIFWDNAYAVHDLGHYVSLASIRAAALENDTVDSVLQFASTSKVTHAGAGVAFVSASSANLQSLQQQMQAMTIGPDKVNQLRHSRFFTEFTTLKEHMRKHANILKPKFDCVLEHLHKGLGDTDLGQWEKPEGGYFVSFNTRPGCAKAVVKLAAEAGVKLTPAGATFPYGKDPEDSNIRIAPSFPPLEELDTAMSVFVLCVKLASVRQKLEQLRKAG, from the coding sequence GTGCAAATCGAATCCGCCAGTATTGACCAGTTAGCGGAGTGGGAGAAAGAGCTGAGCACCCACTACGAGCGCATCCGCCAACACGAACTGAATCTGGATATCACCCGCGGCAAGCCTTCAACCGAACAGTTAAATTTATCGGATAAGCTCGACGGCATCCTCTGCAGCGATTACCGCGCCGCCGGCGGAACCGACAGCCGCAACTATGGCGGTTTGATCGGGCTTACCTGTGCCCGTGAACTGGGCGCGGATATGCTTCAAGTGCCCACGGAAGAAGTCATTGCCGGGGGCAATAGCTCGCTCACCCTGATGTATCACGCGGTGTTGACCGGTTACCTGTTCGGCTTTGCCGGCAATACTCCCTGGCGCGAACTGAAAGCGCCGAAATTCCTCTGCCCGGTACCCGGATACGATCGACACTTCACCATCTGTGAACAGTTGGGGATTGGCATGATCAATATTCCCATGAATGCGCAGGGGCCGGATATGGACCTTGTGGAAAAACATATTCGCGAGGACAACGAAATTATCGGCATCTGGTGTGTGCCTAAGTATTCCAATCCCAACGGCGTCACCTACAGCGATGAAACCGTTGAGCGTCTGGCGCAACTGGGGCAAATCGCCAATCCGGGCTTTCGTATTTTCTGGGATAACGCCTATGCCGTGCACGACCTGGGCCACTATGTCAGCCTGGCCAGTATCCGTGCAGCCGCTCTGGAAAATGACACTGTGGACTCAGTGCTTCAATTTGCCTCCACCTCCAAAGTGACCCATGCGGGAGCCGGTGTGGCATTTGTCAGCGCCAGCAGCGCCAACCTGCAATCTTTGCAACAGCAGATGCAAGCGATGACTATTGGCCCAGATAAAGTGAACCAGCTGCGCCACTCACGCTTCTTTACCGAGTTCACCACCCTTAAGGAACACATGCGCAAGCATGCGAATATCCTCAAGCCCAAGTTTGACTGTGTGCTGGAACACCTGCACAAGGGGCTGGGCGATACGGATTTAGGTCAATGGGAAAAACCTGAGGGAGGCTATTTTGTCTCCTTTAACACGCGTCCGGGCTGCGCCAAGGCGGTGGTCAAGCTGGCAGCGGAGGCCGGAGTAAAACTGACTCCAGCCGGAGCCACCTTCCCCTACGGCAAAGACCCTGAGGATAGCAATATTCGTATAGCACCGAGTTTCCCCCCACTGGAAGAACTCGATACCGCCATGTCTGTGTTCGTACTATGCGTGAAACTGGCCAGTGTGCGCCAGAAACTGGAGCAACTGCGAAAGGCGGGATAG
- a CDS encoding lysophospholipid acyltransferase family protein, giving the protein MIQLETLLQKNAWYSAAPQKPTRKLVSATLKKICCEEQIVEFGRRYPHLGGLDFIRQLFSDLNFRYELNPSELERVPVTGPLIIVANHPLGSLDGLALIDMVARVRKDVRAIASQLLWNIHPLRPYFLPVDNFNGRTRRSDVQGIYDYLGQGGAVIIFPAGEVSRLSPQGVRDGRWNPGFVRFAEKANAPILPVQVLGRNSWWFYGLSMLNKPLSTLWLIREMFKQASRGIDIRIGRPLEAEHFRSWPLTPRAQAALWRKHVYTLHRSPAPLGPDLIAAAEPRGEVERIIESCEALTAQGDFSVRLYRQRPDCPVMRELARTREVAFRAVGEGTGQSRDWDAFDAHYDHLLLWDHKHKQIAGAYRIAGTESLAEDEIYSSTLFNYPSPPCQCLPGSAELGRSFLLPEYWRGKGLDLLWSAIGQWVLRNNVRYLFGPVSMPGTFSVRAKSAIVRYFSHYFAPQNSLGDARLPFLQSGAPLPDLSGDSIADMRQLKLVLREEGVVLPPLFKKYAALTKPGGTSFHAFNVDPDFCDSVDGLVVVDLHLADEKFARRYLSSENAA; this is encoded by the coding sequence ATGATTCAGCTCGAAACACTGTTGCAAAAAAATGCCTGGTATAGCGCAGCGCCGCAAAAGCCAACACGGAAACTGGTTTCCGCCACTCTTAAAAAAATTTGTTGCGAGGAGCAGATTGTAGAGTTTGGGCGGCGTTACCCCCATCTGGGAGGGTTGGATTTTATTCGCCAGCTATTTAGTGACCTTAATTTCCGCTATGAATTAAATCCCTCGGAACTGGAAAGGGTGCCAGTGACAGGCCCTTTGATTATTGTGGCGAATCACCCGTTGGGCAGCCTGGATGGCCTGGCTTTGATCGATATGGTTGCCCGGGTGCGCAAGGATGTACGTGCAATTGCCAGCCAGCTTTTATGGAATATTCATCCGCTGCGCCCCTATTTTTTGCCGGTGGATAATTTTAATGGGCGCACCCGCCGTTCGGATGTACAGGGGATTTACGATTATCTGGGACAGGGTGGGGCTGTAATTATTTTCCCCGCCGGTGAGGTTTCACGCCTCAGTCCCCAGGGTGTGCGTGATGGGCGCTGGAACCCTGGATTTGTGCGCTTCGCGGAGAAGGCGAATGCGCCGATTCTGCCGGTACAAGTACTCGGCAGAAATTCCTGGTGGTTTTATGGACTGTCAATGCTGAATAAACCCCTTTCGACCCTCTGGCTTATTCGAGAAATGTTCAAGCAGGCCAGTCGTGGCATTGATATCCGAATTGGCCGCCCCCTGGAAGCGGAACACTTTCGCAGTTGGCCGTTAACCCCTCGCGCCCAGGCCGCGCTATGGCGCAAACATGTATACACGCTGCACCGGTCTCCCGCGCCCCTGGGTCCCGATCTTATCGCTGCTGCGGAGCCTCGTGGCGAGGTGGAGAGAATTATAGAGAGCTGTGAAGCCCTGACCGCCCAAGGGGACTTTTCCGTGCGCTTATATCGCCAGAGGCCGGATTGCCCGGTAATGCGTGAGTTGGCGCGTACACGTGAAGTGGCCTTCCGTGCAGTGGGTGAGGGAACCGGGCAGAGCCGGGACTGGGATGCATTTGATGCACACTATGACCACTTGCTGCTGTGGGACCATAAGCACAAGCAGATAGCTGGTGCTTACCGCATTGCTGGCACAGAGAGCCTGGCGGAGGATGAAATTTACAGCAGTACCCTCTTCAATTACCCCTCGCCGCCGTGTCAGTGCCTACCGGGCTCGGCGGAACTGGGCCGCAGTTTCTTACTGCCGGAATACTGGAGAGGAAAGGGTTTAGACCTGCTTTGGAGTGCTATCGGTCAGTGGGTTTTACGTAATAATGTGCGCTACTTATTTGGCCCTGTCTCTATGCCGGGAACATTTTCGGTGCGGGCCAAGTCGGCGATCGTAAGATACTTCTCCCATTATTTCGCTCCGCAAAATTCACTGGGCGATGCGCGCCTGCCCTTTCTGCAATCCGGCGCACCCCTGCCAGATCTTTCCGGGGACTCCATCGCAGATATGCGCCAGTTAAAGTTGGTGTTGCGTGAAGAGGGGGTGGTTTTACCACCACTTTTCAAAAAATATGCCGCACTGACGAAACCGGGTGGAACCAGCTTTCACGCCTTTAATGTCGATCCGGATTTTTGTGATTCCGTCGATGGGCTTGTGGTGGTTGACTTGCACCTTGCCGATGAGAAGTTCGCACGGCGCTACCTCTCCAGCGAAAATGCCGCTTAA
- the ybeY gene encoding rRNA maturation RNase YbeY — translation MIDLTLDVQRASRCTNLPSDEKIRTWVTNALSGRRKEAELAVRIVDEAESQQLNFQYRGKDKPTNVLSFQTDFPAKLNLPILGDLVICAPVVEKEAEQQNKTTEAHWAHMLVHGTLHLLGYDHIEDSDAEIMEKLETGLLTHLGFADPYTPLDEAG, via the coding sequence ATGATTGATTTGACCCTTGATGTGCAGCGTGCCAGCCGCTGTACAAACCTGCCCTCCGATGAAAAGATCCGCACCTGGGTCACCAACGCCCTGTCCGGCCGGCGCAAAGAGGCTGAACTGGCTGTGCGCATCGTCGACGAAGCGGAGAGCCAACAGCTCAACTTTCAGTATCGCGGCAAAGACAAGCCAACCAATGTTCTGTCTTTTCAAACAGACTTTCCCGCCAAATTAAACCTACCAATACTGGGCGACTTAGTCATTTGTGCTCCAGTTGTGGAAAAGGAAGCGGAGCAACAGAACAAAACGACTGAGGCGCACTGGGCACATATGCTGGTCCATGGCACACTGCACCTTCTGGGTTATGACCATATCGAAGATAGCGATGCGGAAATCATGGAAAAGCTGGAAACGGGCCTGTTGACCCACCTCGGCTTTGCCGACCCCTACACCCCTCTCGATGAGGCGGGATGA
- a CDS encoding DUF1820 family protein, which translates to MANPIYKVIFHNQNQVYELYARAIYQSDMYGFIEVEEFVFGEKAQLVVDPSEEKLKTEFASVTRSYIPMHSIVRIDEVEKEGTGKIVEVKGDKVAKFPFAPPIRHPQDTE; encoded by the coding sequence ATGGCCAACCCGATATATAAAGTGATTTTCCACAACCAAAACCAGGTATATGAACTCTATGCCCGGGCGATTTATCAGAGCGATATGTACGGCTTTATCGAGGTCGAGGAGTTCGTATTTGGGGAGAAGGCCCAGCTGGTAGTGGACCCCAGCGAAGAAAAGCTGAAAACCGAGTTTGCCTCGGTAACCCGTTCCTATATTCCTATGCACAGCATTGTGCGAATCGATGAAGTGGAAAAAGAGGGGACCGGCAAAATTGTCGAGGTTAAAGGCGACAAAGTAGCTAAATTTCCTTTCGCGCCGCCCATTCGCCATCCCCAGGATACCGAGTAA
- the miaB gene encoding tRNA (N6-isopentenyl adenosine(37)-C2)-methylthiotransferase MiaB, producing MSDTPAKKLYIKTHGCQMNEYDSARMRDLLGESHAMVPTDDPEEADVLLVNTCSIREKAQEKLFHQLGRWRRLKEKNPELVIGVGGCVASQEGEAIAKRAPYVDLIFGPQTLHRLPEMMETKEQKNGVVVVDISFPEIEKFDRLPQPEADGATAFVSIMEGCSKYCTFCVVPYTRGEEVSRPVADVLEEVAHLAEQGVREVNLLGQNVNAYRAAGVDGQEVDFAELITYVAAIDGIDRIRYTTSHPVEFSDALIDVYAQVPELVSHLHLPVQSGSDRILMAMKRGHTALEYKSKIRRLKKIRPDICLSSDFIVGFPGETDRDFEATMNLIQEVGFDLSFSFIYSPRPGTPAADLPDDTPEEVKKERLQLLQNRINQQAQAIARHMVGNTERVLVTGVSKKDPGQLQGRTENNRVVNFRADDLALIGKFADVLIEEALPNSLRGTLITSELEEDLF from the coding sequence ATGTCCGATACACCGGCGAAAAAGCTATACATCAAAACCCACGGCTGCCAAATGAATGAGTACGATTCCGCCAGGATGCGCGATCTACTCGGCGAGTCACACGCGATGGTACCCACCGACGATCCCGAAGAGGCGGACGTACTACTGGTCAACACCTGTTCTATTCGTGAGAAGGCCCAGGAAAAATTATTCCACCAGCTGGGCCGCTGGAGACGTCTCAAAGAGAAAAATCCCGAGCTGGTTATCGGTGTTGGCGGCTGCGTGGCCAGCCAGGAGGGCGAGGCAATCGCCAAGCGCGCCCCCTATGTTGACCTGATCTTCGGCCCACAAACTCTGCACCGCCTGCCGGAAATGATGGAAACCAAAGAGCAGAAAAATGGCGTTGTGGTTGTGGATATCAGCTTCCCGGAGATCGAGAAGTTCGACCGACTGCCGCAGCCAGAGGCCGATGGCGCCACCGCCTTTGTCTCGATTATGGAAGGTTGTTCCAAGTACTGCACCTTCTGTGTAGTGCCCTACACTCGCGGCGAGGAAGTGAGCCGGCCAGTTGCCGATGTATTGGAGGAAGTCGCCCACCTGGCAGAACAGGGCGTGCGAGAAGTCAATCTGTTGGGCCAGAACGTCAACGCCTATCGCGCTGCCGGAGTCGATGGACAAGAGGTGGATTTCGCCGAACTGATCACCTATGTGGCCGCAATAGACGGCATCGACCGCATCCGTTACACCACTTCGCACCCGGTGGAGTTCTCTGACGCTTTGATCGACGTCTATGCTCAGGTACCAGAACTGGTCAGCCATCTGCACCTGCCGGTACAAAGTGGTTCCGATCGCATTTTGATGGCGATGAAACGCGGCCACACCGCATTGGAATACAAGTCTAAGATCCGCCGCCTGAAGAAAATACGCCCGGATATCTGCCTGTCTTCTGACTTTATCGTGGGCTTCCCCGGTGAAACTGACAGGGACTTCGAAGCCACTATGAATCTGATTCAGGAAGTGGGCTTTGACCTCTCTTTCAGCTTTATCTACTCACCGCGCCCGGGCACCCCGGCAGCTGACCTGCCCGACGACACCCCGGAAGAGGTCAAAAAAGAGCGCCTGCAGCTACTGCAAAACCGTATCAACCAGCAGGCCCAGGCCATCGCGCGACATATGGTCGGCAATACCGAGCGGGTTCTTGTGACCGGAGTTTCCAAGAAAGACCCCGGTCAACTGCAAGGGCGCACCGAGAACAACCGAGTGGTTAACTTCCGCGCTGATGACCTGGCCCTGATTGGCAAATTTGCCGATGTCCTGATTGAGGAGGCCCTGCCTAACTCCCTGCGCGGCACACTGATTACCTCGGAGCTGGAAGAGGACCTGTTCTAA
- the nagB-II gene encoding glucosamine-6-phosphate deaminase NagB-II yields MTTTIMEAEAREAPARIAEQLQSNAKVMEQLGERLRAHAPRFVMLVGRGSSDHAGVFAKYLIEIETGTPTFAAAPSVSSVYGRQLKLEGALVLVISQSGRSPDILAQAKMAKECGAYTVALVNDEQAPIKDIVDLLIPLKAGPEKAVAATKSYLATLSAILQLVACWSGDKALCEALEKLPETLQAAVRAEIQLRPEDLASVQNLVVLGRGPGYAITRELALKLKEVCNIHAESFSSAEFLHGPVTLVEDKLTVVNVPIEDESFKAHSEQIDDIVHRGASLINLHVPSKGVHPRVAPLALLQRFYIDVAHVAVNRGINPDEPAGLKKVTQTV; encoded by the coding sequence ATGACTACGACGATCATGGAGGCCGAAGCCCGTGAGGCTCCGGCAAGAATTGCTGAGCAGTTACAAAGCAATGCCAAAGTCATGGAGCAACTTGGGGAGCGCTTGCGGGCTCATGCTCCGCGCTTTGTCATGCTTGTTGGGCGTGGCTCTTCCGATCATGCCGGTGTCTTTGCCAAGTATTTGATAGAAATAGAAACTGGGACCCCTACTTTTGCCGCAGCACCCTCGGTTTCCAGTGTGTATGGCCGCCAGCTTAAATTGGAAGGGGCGTTGGTACTGGTGATCTCCCAGTCGGGGCGCAGCCCAGATATCCTCGCTCAGGCCAAGATGGCCAAGGAGTGCGGCGCCTATACCGTGGCTTTGGTGAATGATGAACAGGCGCCAATCAAGGATATCGTCGATTTGCTGATTCCCTTGAAGGCGGGCCCGGAGAAAGCGGTGGCGGCCACCAAGAGTTATCTGGCCACGCTCTCGGCAATTTTGCAGCTGGTGGCCTGCTGGAGTGGTGACAAAGCGCTGTGTGAGGCGCTGGAAAAATTACCCGAAACTCTACAGGCGGCGGTGCGCGCAGAGATTCAGCTGAGGCCCGAAGATCTGGCCTCGGTGCAGAACCTGGTGGTGCTCGGGCGTGGTCCCGGTTATGCCATAACCCGGGAGCTGGCGCTGAAGTTGAAGGAAGTTTGCAATATTCACGCGGAGTCTTTTTCCAGTGCGGAGTTCTTACACGGACCGGTTACTCTCGTTGAGGACAAGCTGACGGTAGTGAATGTCCCTATTGAGGATGAGTCATTCAAGGCGCACAGCGAGCAGATTGATGACATAGTGCATAGGGGGGCAAGCCTGATCAATCTGCACGTGCCCAGCAAAGGGGTGCATCCCCGCGTCGCGCCCCTGGCTTTGCTGCAGCGCTTTTATATCGATGTTGCCCATGTGGCG
- a CDS encoding PhoH family protein → METQTLAHSITLEPNDARRLANLCGQFDQHLRQIEQRLDIEIRNRGNQFAVYGEPDKAKAACELLSFLYKETGSRDQLTPDEIHLALQQAGVEELLNKGEKGESSEADQVVLIRTKKCSVRPRGLNQRKYVQAVQSNDINFGIGPAGTGKTYLAVACAVEALLKDQVERILLVRPAVEAGEKLGFLPGDLSQKVDPYLRPLYDALYEMLGFETVGKLIERNVIEVAPLAYMRGRTLNNAFVILDESQNTTREQMKMFLTRIGFGSTAVITGDPSQVDLPRGQASGLRHAVEVLGKVNGISFTHFGAKDVVRHPLVQRIVEAYDIHEAEREVNIGSKTDENAA, encoded by the coding sequence TTGGAAACGCAAACCCTCGCTCACAGTATCACCCTCGAGCCCAACGACGCTCGCCGCCTCGCCAACCTCTGCGGTCAGTTCGACCAACACCTACGCCAAATAGAGCAGCGACTGGACATTGAGATCCGCAATCGCGGCAATCAGTTTGCCGTCTACGGTGAGCCAGATAAAGCCAAGGCCGCCTGTGAATTGTTGAGCTTTCTCTACAAGGAAACCGGTTCGCGCGATCAACTGACCCCCGATGAGATCCACCTGGCCCTACAACAGGCCGGTGTGGAGGAACTGCTAAATAAGGGGGAGAAGGGCGAATCCAGCGAAGCCGACCAAGTGGTACTGATTCGTACCAAAAAGTGTTCTGTTCGCCCCCGAGGCCTGAACCAGCGCAAGTATGTGCAGGCGGTTCAGAGCAACGATATCAATTTCGGCATAGGCCCAGCCGGTACCGGCAAGACTTATCTGGCAGTGGCCTGTGCAGTCGAAGCCCTGCTCAAAGACCAGGTAGAGCGCATCCTGCTGGTGCGCCCAGCAGTAGAAGCCGGTGAGAAACTCGGCTTCCTTCCCGGTGACCTGAGCCAGAAAGTGGACCCTTACCTGCGACCACTGTACGACGCACTCTACGAAATGCTCGGTTTTGAAACCGTCGGCAAACTGATCGAGCGCAATGTGATTGAGGTAGCGCCCCTGGCTTATATGCGCGGACGTACCCTCAACAACGCCTTTGTGATCCTCGACGAGAGTCAGAACACCACCCGTGAGCAGATGAAAATGTTCCTGACCCGGATTGGTTTCGGCTCCACTGCGGTGATTACCGGTGACCCGAGCCAGGTCGACCTCCCGCGAGGACAGGCCTCAGGGCTGCGCCACGCGGTAGAAGTCCTCGGCAAGGTCAACGGTATCAGCTTTACCCATTTCGGCGCTAAAGATGTTGTCCGCCACCCCCTCGTGCAGCGCATCGTAGAAGCTTACGATATTCACGAAGCCGAGCGGGAAGTTAATATCGGTAGCAAAACCGACGAGAATGCCGCCTGA